In Candidatus Caldatribacterium sp., the DNA window CTTCCTTGCCCTTCGCCGGACCCTTCTTCTTGTCCTTTTCTGCAACCTCGGAGTGGCCCTTGCCAAGGTCCTCTACGGGAAGATAGCAGGGATTGCGAGCATCACCGCCGATGGGTTCCATTCCCTCTCGGATGGGGCTTCGAACGTCATCGGAATCCTGGGGCTTTCCTTTGCCTTCCGTCCCGCAGACGAAAGCCACCCCTACGGGCACAAGAAGTTCGAGACCCTCGCCTCCCTGGGCATTGCGATGCTCCTTTTTGGGGCTGCCCTTGAGGTTCTCCGGGAGGTATGGAATCGCCTGGGTTCTTCGCACGTTTTGGAGGTTCGTCCGGAGAGCTTCGGCATCTTAGCCGCAACGCTTTCCGTGAACGTTCTTGTCGTTTTCTTTGAGAAATCGGTGGGGCGCAGGTGGCGGAGTGACTTTCTCCTCGCCGACGCCCTCCACACCCAAAGCGACATCTTCGTCTCCCTGGGGGTTCTGGGGACCCTTCTTGCCATACGCCTTGGGCTCCCCTGGGTGGACACCCTCACGGCGCTTGTCATTGCAGGCCTCATCGTGCGGGCGGGAATCACCATCATCCTTGAGAGCTCCCGGGTCCTCTGCGATGAGAAGGTGCTCCATCCTGAGGCCGTGGCCCACGTGGTTTGCGGCATCCCCGAGGTCCAGGGGTGCCACAAAATCCGCACCCGCGGCCGGGCCGACGACATTCACCTTGATCTCCACGTCCTCGTGGACGAGAAGATGTCCGTCGAGGAGGCGCACCGGGTGTCCGAAGAGGTGGAGCAGGTTATCAAGGAGAAATTCTCCGGCGTCACCGATGTGACGGTCCATATTGAACCGACAACCGAAAAGGAGGAGCCCTCGTGAAGTACCGCAT includes these proteins:
- a CDS encoding cation transporter; the encoded protein is MDERVRFLALRRTLLLVLFCNLGVALAKVLYGKIAGIASITADGFHSLSDGASNVIGILGLSFAFRPADESHPYGHKKFETLASLGIAMLLFGAALEVLREVWNRLGSSHVLEVRPESFGILAATLSVNVLVVFFEKSVGRRWRSDFLLADALHTQSDIFVSLGVLGTLLAIRLGLPWVDTLTALVIAGLIVRAGITIILESSRVLCDEKVLHPEAVAHVVCGIPEVQGCHKIRTRGRADDIHLDLHVLVDEKMSVEEAHRVSEEVEQVIKEKFSGVTDVTVHIEPTTEKEEPS